CCGGCTCGAGAACTCACCTGGCCGCGGCGCGAAGCCGCGGGCCCTGATGGCCGTAGCCGACAAGCTGGTGCGGGTGATCTTCGCGATGCTGCGTGATCAGCGACCATACGATGCTCGGCAAGACCAACACACCGCAGACCACTACGCTGCGCCTCGGCGCGGCATGACCCAGCTGGAAGATCTGGACGTGGAACGGGGAGGGAGAGCCTGAACTACCCTTCGGAGCTTCGATCTCGGAGCAAAACCAGAGTGTCAGTGTAGGCCCCTCGCCGCTTCCCGAAACCAGAACAAGGGACACCTGGCCCTTCCCGAGAGGAAGGCCAACCAGAATCGCAAGGATCGGCCGGAAGCGCGCTGGCGGGGTCTCCTCGTTCCGCGAAAGGACCGCATTCTCGATCGAGACGGGACCAGACCCGAAGGAAGTCGTGCGCCTACTCGCTTCCCCCTTGACTTCACACGGGACACTGACGCGGGACTACCGTGGGGTCCTTGACCAGCAGCCTCATACGTATGTATATTGTCTGCATGGGAGCCGTGTGGGACCCGAGTAAGGCGGCGGCGAATCTGCGCAAGCACGGAATCCACTTTGCCGACGCTGAGCTCGTGCTCTTCGATCCGGCCGCCATCCCGCTCGACGACCCCAGCGCCACAGGCGAGCAGCGCCCTGGCTCTCCCGGCACTGACGCCGCCGCCCGCGCCCTCGCGGTC
This genomic window from bacterium contains:
- a CDS encoding BrnT family toxin translates to MGAVWDPSKAAANLRKHGIHFADAELVLFDPAAIPLDDPSATGEQRPGSPGTDAAARALAV